The genomic interval GGCACAGACAACCATATTGTACTGCTAGATGTTCGCTCATGGGACTTAACAGGAAAAGAAGCAGAGAAGCTGCTTGAAGAAGCCGGTATTACCGTCAACAAAAATACAATTCCATATGATCCTCAAAGTCCGTTTGTTACAAGTGGAATCCGCATGGGAACAGCGGCGTTAACAACACGTGGAATGAAAAAAGAAGAAATGGTGCAGATCGCGAAAGTCATCGCAGCTGTTTTAAAGAGCAAAGGGGAGACATACGTTCTTGAACAAGCAAAAGAAACAACAAAAGAGATTTGTGAAATGTATCCATTATTTCAACAACCAATCACCGTGTAAGAAAGGAGTATCATGATGGAATTTCAAAGTTGTTTTGACATTATCGGTCCTATCATGGTAGGACCATCCAGTTCTCATACAGCTGGTGTTGTTTCGATTGGGAAGTTCATTCATGAATTGGTAGGCGGATGTCCAGAAGAAGCAACGATTATTTTCTACGATTCTTTTACCGAAACACATCAAGGTCATGGAACAGATAAAGCCCTTCTTGGCGGATTGCTTGGAATGGAAACAGATGATGCACGGATTAAACATTCGATCGAGCTGACCTCACAATATGGACTATTCTATGAATTTCAACTTGAAGACAGTTGTCCGTACTTTGAACATCCGAATACAACGGTTGTTACGGCAAAACGCGGGGAATGTGTAGTAAAAGTAGGTGGTGCATCACTTGGCGGTGGCTTATCTAAAATCTTTATGATTGACGAAGAGATGGTAGATATTCGCTTAAGCGCTGGTGATAACTTTGCAGTCCTTGCTAGTCAGTATTAACCAAGAGGAAAGGTACTGGTGGAGACAATATGGTGGAAATTCAGTCTATGAAAGAACTGATCGAAGCTTGTGAAAGAGAACAAAAAACAATTGGTGAAATCATGCTGATGATGGAAATAGAAAAATCGCGAAAAGATAAAGAAACGATCATTAGTATGATGGCAGAACGACTAATCAAAATGAAGGAGGCAGTTGAAGGCGGTACAAAAGATGCCTCAGCTGCTCCAAGTGGCATTTCCGGCGGTGATGCCGTTAAAATGAGCGATTATGTAAATCAAGGTAGAGCCCTATCAGGAAACTATATAAGCGATGCGATGACTTTTTCACTGGCCACCTCTGAAAGCAATGCGCGAATGGGGGTCATTGTGGCTACTCCAACAGCTGGAGCAGCCGGCATTTTACCCGGAGTATTGTTCTCTCTACACAAAAATGATGGCACTTCCTATAAAGATTTAGTCATGGGATTGTTCACAGCAAGTGCACTTGGTTATGTCATTGCGAACCGTTCCTTTATTTCAGGAGCCGCAGGAGGATGCCAGGCGGAGGTCGGTTCGGCAACAGCCATGGCAGCAGGAACGATTGTTGAATTAAAAGGCGGAACCCCAAAACAAGCGGTGAATGCAACAGCACTTGCTTTGAAATCACTTTTAGGTTTAGTTTGTGATCCTGTTGCAGGACTAGTTGAAGTACCTTGTATTAAGCGCAATGTCATTGGTACTTCCATTGCTTTTTCATCTGCTGATTTATCTCTAGCTGGCGTGGAAAGCCGCATTCCATGTGATGAAGTGATTGAGGCCATGTACAAAATCGGAAAAGAAATGCCTAGAACACTTAGAGAAACAGCGCTTGGCGGTCTGGCGATGACTGAAACAGGTAAAAAGGTAAAAGAACAGTTATTTTGTAAGAGATCTTAATCGGAGGTGTATCAATGAGTACAAGAACAGTTTTAAAGCGAACACCGCTTTTTGAAGTATATAAAAAATATGGAGCAAAAGTCATTGATTTTGGAGGTTGGGAACTTCCGGTACAGTTTTCCAGCATTTTAGAAGAGCATGATGCTGTCCGAAAGGAAGCAGGACTCTTTGATGTCTCTCATATGGGCGAAGTGCTCGTTGAAGGGAAAGATGCAGAAAGCTATATTAACTACCTT from Metabacillus sediminilitoris carries:
- the sdaAA gene encoding L-serine ammonia-lyase, iron-sulfur-dependent, subunit alpha, giving the protein MVEIQSMKELIEACEREQKTIGEIMLMMEIEKSRKDKETIISMMAERLIKMKEAVEGGTKDASAAPSGISGGDAVKMSDYVNQGRALSGNYISDAMTFSLATSESNARMGVIVATPTAGAAGILPGVLFSLHKNDGTSYKDLVMGLFTASALGYVIANRSFISGAAGGCQAEVGSATAMAAGTIVELKGGTPKQAVNATALALKSLLGLVCDPVAGLVEVPCIKRNVIGTSIAFSSADLSLAGVESRIPCDEVIEAMYKIGKEMPRTLRETALGGLAMTETGKKVKEQLFCKRS
- a CDS encoding serine dehydratase beta chain, which gives rise to MEFQSCFDIIGPIMVGPSSSHTAGVVSIGKFIHELVGGCPEEATIIFYDSFTETHQGHGTDKALLGGLLGMETDDARIKHSIELTSQYGLFYEFQLEDSCPYFEHPNTTVVTAKRGECVVKVGGASLGGGLSKIFMIDEEMVDIRLSAGDNFAVLASQY